The nucleotide sequence GTAATGCCGAGCGTGCGGGCGCGACGCGTGGCCGCGAAGGCCCGGCGGATGTCGTCGTAGGCCTTGGTGTAGGTGACGGCGTTGGAGCGGGCCGAGCGGCCGAGCGGCCTCTGGTCCACCAGCACCATGTCCTTCACCTGCTCGAGGCCGCGGAGGCTCCTGCACTTGCCCGGCTCGACGCCTGTCTCGCCCCGCGCCGCCCGCCAGTGGGCGTAGAGGGTGCCGTTGACGAGGGTGGACTTGCCGGCTCCCGACACGCCGGTGACGCAGGCGAGGACGCCGAGGGGGATCCTGACATCGAGCTTCTTGAGATTGTGCTGCTCGGCGCCGCGTAGGGTGATGAAGCTCCTGGGCTTCCGCGCGCGGCAGGGCCATTCGGCGGCACGGCGCTGGCGGAGGCAGTCGGCGGTGTTGCCTCGGCCGTGGCGGAGCAGCTCCTGGGGCGCGCCCTCGAAGACCACGCGCCCGCCGTGCTCGCCGGCGCCGGGGCCGAGGTCGAGCACGTGGTCGGCGCCCAGGATCACCTCGGGCTCGTGCTCCACGCAGACCACGGTGTTGCCCTTGCCCGTCAGCGCCCGGAGGATGGCGAGCAGGCGCTGCGTATCCGCGGCGTGGAGGCCCACGGTCGGCTCGTCCAGCACATAGAGCGTGTTCGTGAGGGCGCTGCCCAGGGCCGAGGCGAGGCCGATGCGCTGCGCCTCGCCGCCGCTCAGCGTGCGCGTCTCGCGGCTGAGCGTGAGGTAGGACAGGCCCACGTCCTCCAGGTACTGGAGGCGTCCGCGCACCTCGTGCAGCAGGCCGCGCGCCGCCTCGGCGTCGGCAGGCGTCAGGGCGAGCGCATCGAGGAACCGATGCAACTCGGGCACCGGCAGGGCGAGAAGCTCCGGAAACGACCGCCCGCCCACTTTCACCCACTGTGCATCGGGCTTGAGCCGCGCCCCGCCGCACGTCTTGCAGGGCGTGTAGCGGCGGTAGCGGGCGATGAGGATGCGGTTCTGGATCTTGTACTTCCTGCCCTCCAGCCAGCGGAAGAAGCCCTGGATGCCGCAGAAATCCTCGTCGCCGCCGCCCGGCTTCCCCTCGATGACCCAACGCTTCTGCTCCGCCGTGAGGTCGCGGTAGGGCACATCGGTGGGGATGCCGTCCTCCGCCGCACACTCGAGCATCCACTCGGTCATCATCTTGAGCACGGGCGTGGCCCACAGCGCCACGGCATAGCCGGCCAGCGTCTTCGAGGGGTCGGGGATGATCTTGCCGAGGTCGAGCGTCCCCTCCTTGCCGAAGCCCTCGCAGGTCGGGCACGCGCCGATGCCGCTGTTGAACGAGAACATCTCGGGCTGCGGCTCGCGGAACTCGCGCCCGCACGACCGGCACACCAGGCCCGCGAAGAAGTGGTGCCGTTCCCCCGGCCGTCCGTCGGGGCCGAGCGTCAACACCACCGCGCCCCGCGAGCCGATACGGAATGCCATCTCCACTGAATCCGCCGCCCGGCCCATCCGCTCCGCGCTCTTCGCCAGACGGTCCACCACCACCTCCAGGCAATTGCCCACTTGCGGCTTGCCACCTGCGATCTCAGAACCCGCAAGGTCCACCACCTCGCCATCCAGCAGGACGCGATGAAAGCCCGCCGACGCCAGATGCTCGCGCAGGAACTCGAACCGCCGCTCCGACTCCACCGCGATCGGCGCAAGCACCAGAAACCGCGTGCCCTCCGCCAGACCCTCGATGAACCGCACCGCCGTCTGCGGGCTGTGCTTCTCGGCCTCCACGCCGCACTCCGGACACACCGTGCGCCCGACGTTCGCGAACAGCAGCCGGAGGAAATCATTGATCTCCGTCGCCGTGCCCACCGTCGAGCGCGGGTTCGTCACCTGATTGCGCTGCTCCAGCGCAATGCTCGGCAGCACCCCGCGGATCGAATCCACCGGCGGCCGCGGCATCCGCTCCAGGAACTGCCGCGCGTAGGCCGACATGGACTCGACGTACAGCCGCTGCCCCTCGGCGTACAGCGTGTCGAACGCCAGCGACGACTTCCCGGACCCCGACACCCCCGTCACCACCGTGAGCCGGCCGTGGGGGATCGACACGTCAATGGCCTGGAGGTTATTGGTCCGCGCCCCGCGGACCACGATTTCCCGCAGCATGCCCGGATTCTACCAGAAGCCTCGCTCACGGCCAAGCCGTCCGGGGAAGCGGCCGGGCGGCCCCGCCCACTCCCGACCCGGGCTAGGGCAAACATACGCCACAGGTTGGGCACGCCGCCGGACCACACCACAATATCCCAGAGTCTCCCAGAGTCTCCCAGACTTCCCGGTTCATGGGGGAGGTCCGCGCCACTGGCCGATCAGCCCCCGCCTTGACATACCCGCTTAATGCTGACCAGGATGTCACGGTCAGCCTGCGGGCCTGCGGTGGGGGCCTGCCTGCGGTGCCAGGCACGAATGGCGTGAAGTTAAGGTGCCAAGGGCATTTCAGCCCGCCGCACGGCGGGCGGCAGGTGGTAGCCACGGGCTGACGGCCGTGGCTACTCCCTATTTGCCTTCTTGGGCTTATCTTCACGCCATCCGTGCCAGACACCGCATGAAGACCCGCGGGCGGTGGCCGAGGAAGCGGCGCGGCCGGCGGCCTCGCTCGCCCCCGTCTGCGTCGTCGGTCGCCCGCGCTTCGTCCGCAGGATGCAGACCCGCTTCGGCCTCAACCGATCCGGGGTTCAGAGGATACCTTGCCTGTTTCCTGCGTAACGGCCATGCGCCTGTCGGGTTGTTCTCAGCCCGCGTTCCCTGCCTTCGCGGACCTTCTCGACGATCTCCTCGGTGGTCAACCGGGCGTTGATTCCCTCCACATGCAACGGGAATGGCCGCCTGAGAAGGCGGAGAGTGGATATGGTGGACACGGTGGACTGGGTGGACGGGCAAGGGCCAGAGCGCCTTGCTCGCTGTCCACAGTGTCCACCGTGTCCATACTGTCCATCGCGTATTGGTACCCTGGGGCCGGGGGCAGGCGCAACCGGCCCCGGGGCACGTCCCTCAGTCGGGAAGCCGACACAGCCACTTCCCCCGCAGGCCGGCGGGTTCGTGGAAGACACCCAGGATTCGCTTGGCCCGGGCGAGGACGTTGCGGCCGTAGCCTTCCCTGCTCGCCGCTTCCTCGATGTCGGCGGAGGGCACCGGCCCGTCCTTGAGCACGGCCCGCAGCCAGCCGACGCACTGCTGGTCGCGCTGGCGCGGCACGGGGCTGGCCGTGCTGGCGGCGAGCAGGGCCATGGGAATCGGCTCGGGCTCCCAGATGATGGCGGGCTGCTTGGGATTGAGGGGGTTGGGGCCGATGCGGTAGGCGTGGGCGTGCAAGGCGGGCGAGAGGTTGCACTTGAGGGGCACGAAATACGTCCGATCCGGCTCGTCGAGGTCGGGCCACAGGGTCCACACGGCCCGGCTGGCCGCCACGAGGGCGAGGCTGCCCATGGCCCGGTAGAGCGGAGCCGCCCCGCTCGCCTTCGTCAGGTGCGTGAGGGCCAGGACGGCGAAGCCCAGGCGCTCGGCCATTTCCTGGAGTGTGGCCAGGAGCGCCCGCAAGGCGGAGTTGCTGTTGGCCGTGCCCGTGGCCAGGAAGGCCATGAGGGGGTCAAGGACGACGAGGCGCACGTCGGGCGTGTCCTCGACGGCCTGCTCGAGGGTCGGCAGGTCGCCGGGGAGCTGGAAGCCCTTGCGGAGGCCGCCCTCGAAAAGGCCCCGCAGGGAGCGGATGCGGCGCACGTCGGCCCCCAGGGCCTCGAGGCGCGGGCGGACCGTGTCGGCCACGTCGTCCTCCGCGCTGAGCAGGAGGGTGGAGGAGGGGGGGAGCGGGTTCGGCTGGCCGTCGGGCCAGGGCGCGCCGAGCGACAGGCGGGCCGCCAGGTCGAGCGCGAGCAGGCTCTTGCCGCGGCCCGGGTCGCCCACGAGCAACGATAGCTTGCCGATGGGGAACTTGTGGGGCCAGAGCCAGCGGACGTCGCCCGTGGGGACGCTGCCGACCTCAACCAGCGACGTGCGGCTCCGCTCCGGACCCGTGTTGATGCGGAATCGGAGGGTCTCCGGCGCCTGCGGCCGGGCCGCCTGCCGCCCCATCGCGATCACGGCCTGAATCCTCGTGTCGGACATAGCCCAACTCCTTACTGATGAGGGACATGAACCCGGCGACTTCCCGCAACGCCTCGGCCACCTGCACCAGGGCGAGGTGGTTGATGGCGACGCCGCAGGTCTCGAACTGCCCGCTCCACAGGCGGCAGCTCTCACGGATGCATTCTCGTTTCTTGAACGGGCAGAGCCTGCTTACCGTCACCACGATCTCAGTTTCGGGCATGCCTCTTTCTCCTTTGCTGGCAGGGGGTGGTGCTACAAGGCTTGGCCCCGAAGGCATTTTCTTTCGGACGGGGCCGGCGTGAAGGCGCCCGCTCGTGGTGCGGGTTTGCGCCCGTATGCATACGGCCTGAAGGCCGCACTACGAGCCAAGCTACCGAGTGCCGGCAGCCCGTAATCCGCTGATATGTCGTGACTTGCGGAGAAGGGTGAGGGTGCAGCGGCCGTCTACCGACAGCCGTTGGGCCAGCGTGTCCGCGGCTGACCCTTTGGCCAGGCGATGAGCGATTCAGCGCCCGACCACGAGTTTAGTATACCACAGCTTTTCTAGTGTGTCAAGTCCAGCACTCAACTTTTTTGCGCGGGCATGACCTCCCGCGGGTTGGCACCCGCGCGAGGCTGGCTGGCGGAGGTCAGGGGCCTATGGCTGGCGCTGGCGGATGCGCTCGAGGATCTTCTCGACCTCGGCCTTCTCGGGGAGGTCGGGGTCGAGGCGGAGCGCCAGGAGCAGATGGCGCGCGGCGCTGGCGCGCAGGTTGCGCTTGAAGTAGATCATGCCCAGGTGGTAGTGCACCTCGGCGCTGCCGGGCATGCCGTCGGCGGCCTGGCGGGCGAGCTCGAGGGCCTTGTCGTAGCGCTCGGTGATGTAGAAGACCCAGCCCAGGGTGTCGCGGATGGCGGCGCCGGCCGCGCTGTCGAGGTCGGTGAGGTTGGCGGCCTTGGTGGCCAGCTCCTCGGCGGCCTTGAGGTCCTTGGTCTCCACGGCGTAGAGCCAGGCGAGGTTGTTGAGGGCGATGGGGTTGTTGCCGTCCTGCTTGAGGATGCGCTTGTAGAGCTCGATGGCTTCGGGGACCTTCTTCTGGCGCTGGAGGACGGTGGCGAGGCTGAGCTGGAGGCCGACGTCGTCGCGCTTTCTGTTCAGGAGGGTGCGGAAGATGGAGGCGGCGGCTTCGAGGTTGTTGCCCTGGATGTGATGGCTGGCCAGGCGCAGGAGGGCGGGCTCGTAGTCGGGGGCGGCCTGGACCATGCGCTGGTAGGTTTCGATGCACTTGGGGCTGTCGCCCATCCGCTCGTAGATGCTGGCGAGGAGGTGGAGGACGGCGAGGTTGTTGGGCAGGTCCTTGAGGAGTCTGTTGTAGGCGTCGCGCGCGAGGGTGAGCCAGTTGGCGTCGGCGTAGAGGGCGGCCTGGTTGAGCGCGTTGGCGGTGAGGCGCGCGGCGTCGCCGCCGGCCGAGAGGGTGTCGGCCAGTTTGCGATAGGCGGCCTGGACGTCGGGGCCGAGTTCCGCCTCGTCGAGCGCTTTGCGGGCCTCGGCCGGCTTGCCGGCGGCCAGGCAGGCGTTGGCGAAGAGCGAGGAGAGGCGCGCGTTCTTGGGAGCGAGGCGCAGGGCCGTTTGGAAGGTTTCGACGGCGTCGATCAGGCGGCCCTTGAGCTGGAGGACCGTGCCGCGCAGGACCAGGAACATGAGGTCGTTCTCGCGGGCCTGGAGGGCGCGGTCGGCGATGTCGAGGGCGGTGTCGAGGTTGTCCTTGTGCACGTAGAGGGCGGCGAGGTCCAGAGCGCCGGGGGCGGTGGGCCCGGCGGCGCGGACAAGGATCTCGAGCTCGACCTGGGCCTTGTCAATCTCGCCCAGGCGCTTGTAGAAGGCGATGAGCGAGGCGCGGGCGGGGGCGAGGTCGGGCGACTGCTTGATCAGGTCGGTGAGCTGGTCAATGGCGGGTTGGCGCTGGCCGGCCTCGAAGAGCGACTGGGCGATGCCGATGCGGGCGCGGTAGTCGTTGGGCCGGTCCTTGAGCATGCGGGTGTATTCGGCGATGGCCTCGTCGTACTTTTTCTGGATGAAGCGGATGGCCGCGATCTCGAACCGCACGTCCACGTCGGAGGGGTTGACTTCGGCGGCCTGCTCGCAGTATTCGAGTGCGAGGTCGAGGCGGTTGGTGTCGCGGTAGGCGCGCGAGAGGGCGAGGAGGGCGGGGGAGTAGGTGGCGTCAATGGCGAGGGCCTCGCGGAAGTGCTCGATGGCCTCGCGCAGGTTGCCCTTGAGGCGGAGGGCCTCGCCGAGGCCCATGTGGGCGGGGATGCTCTTGGGGCTGGCGGCCACGGCCTCGCGGTAGCGGCTGATGGCGCGGTCGGTCTTGCCGTCGAGGAGGTCGAGCTCGGCGAGCTGGAGGTAGGGCAGGTCGCCCTTGGGCACGGCCTTGCTCTCGGCGATGCGGGAGAGGGTGGCGCGGGCCTCCTCGAGCTTCTTCTCGGCGAGCTGGCAGGAGGCGAGGAGGGCCAGGGCGCGGGGGTTGTTCTCCTCGATCTTCAGCGCCCGATGGGCCTGCTGGGTGGCGAGGTCCACCTGGGTGGTGCGCAGGAAATAGGCGCCGAGCTGGAGCACGGGCTCGACAGCCTTGGGGTCGATCTCGGCCGCCAGCTCGAATTGCTTCCGCGCCTCCTGGAACTGGCCGATCTCGATGAGACGCTTGCCGAGGCGCACGCGGTGGCGATAGTCCTTCTGCGCGACGTCGACGAGTTTGCGGAGGGTGGCGATCTCCTTCTCGGGCCGGCCGGTGGCCAGGTAGACGTTGGCGAGCACGGTGTAGGCGAAGGTGTTGTCGGGGGCGAGCTTGACGAGGAGGTTGCAGTTCTCCTCGGCCTGGTCGTGCCAGCCGTGCGCGCCGTAGAAGATGATGCGGGTGAGCGCGTCGGACACGGCGCGCGAGCGGGCCTTGTCCTCGGCGAAGTTCTCGAGGAAGCTCACGTAGGCGTCGCGGATGACCTCGGGCAGGTAGGTGGCCTGGCGCAGCAGGGTGCGCGCGTTGGTCACGTCGCCCTGGCCGAGGTAGATGTTGAGGGTCTGGAGGGCGATGAGCGGGTCCTGGGGCTTCTGGGCGTCGGCCTGGGAGATGCTGGCGAGGGCGGCGCGGTGGTCGCCGCGGAGCTGGAGCGCCGCCGCGGCGCCGGCGAGCGACGAGGGCGGCGCGATGTCGTTCTGCACGGCCTTCTCGAAGAGCTTCACGGCCTCCTCGTAGCGGCCCAGGTACACCTGGATGATGGCGGCCTCGTAGGCCGCGGCCAGTTTGGGGTCCTCCTTGAGCGCCGTCTCGAACTCGGCCAGGGCGCCCGCCCAGTTCTGGTCGGCAATGTAGAGGCGGGCCAGGAACACGCGCGCGTCGAGGGCCTTCGCGTTGAGGCTGAGGGCCGCCTTGGCGGCCTCGACGGCCCGCTCCTTCTCGCCCTTGGCCAGGTGCAGCTCGGCCATGGCCAGGTGCACGTTGGCGCGCTCGGATTCGTTCTTGAGGAGCTGGGTGAGCTCGGCCTCGGCCTTGTCGAACTTGCGCTGGGCGAGGTAGAGCTTGGCCAGGCTGTAGCGCGGCTTGGTCTGGGTGGGGTCCTCCTCGATGCAGCGCTGGAGCTGCTCCTGGGCCAGGTCGAGCTCGCGGAGCTGCACGTGCACGGCGGCGAGGTTCATGCGGGCGCCGGGGTGCTTCTCGCGGAGGCTGAGGACGTTTTCGAACTGGGCCTTGGCGCCGTCGAAGCGGCCGCGGCGCATGTAGGCGAGGCCGAGGAGGAAGTGCACGTCCACGTTCTTCGGCTCGACCTCGAGGGCGGTGCGGCAGTGGTCAATGGCCTCGTCCACCTTGCCCTTGGCGAGCTTGATGCCGGCCAGCACCTGGTGGGCGCGGGCGGCGCCGGGGTCAATGTCGAGCATCTTGGCAAACTGCTGCTCGGCGCGCTCGTTCTCGCCCTTGTGCAGGTAGGCGATGCCGAGCAGGCGGTAGACCTCGATGTTGCGGGAGTCGAAGTGCAGGGCGTCCACGAGAGTGGTGATGGCGCCGTCGGGGTAGCCGTTCTGGAGGTGGGCGCTGGCGAGCACGAGGCGCGCGGTGGTGAAGCGGGCGTCGAGCTTCACCACGGTGTTCAGTTCCTCGATGGCGTCGCGCAGGCGGTCCTTCATCAGCAGGCAGCGGGCGAGCCAGAAGTGCGAGGGCAGGTGCTTGGGCATGCCGCTGGCGGCGAACTGGAGCTCCTGGATCGCGGCGTCGAGCTTCTTGAGCTGCATGTAGACGCAGCCGCGGATGAAGTTGGCATAGGGGTTCTTGTTGGTGAGGCGGATGGCCTCGTTGGCGTCGGCCAGGGCTTCTTCGTACTTCTGAAGGTCCAGGTAGATCTCGGCGCGGCGCAGCATGGCTTCGATCTGGGTCTTCTTCTCGGTGAGGACCTCGGTGAGGACCTTGACGGCTCCCTCGTTGTCGCCGTCGGCCCGGCGGATGGCGGCGATGATGAGCTTGGGCTCGTGGAGCTGGGGGTTGATCTTCAGGAGCTCGTTGCAGCGCCGCTCGGCGTCCTTGAAGCGCCGCAGGCCGAAGAGGGTGCGGATCTCGTCGAGGCGCGTCGAGACGTCGTTGGGGTCGATCTCCAGCACCTTGGAGCAGTAGAGGAGCACCTGGTCGTACATGTCCCGTTCTTTGTCGGGCTCGCCGCTGTCGCGGTAGACGTCGGCCTTGTGCTTGGCGAGGCGCGCGAGGAGCTCGAAGCTCTCCTTGGCCTTCGGCTGGCGCTGCTCGAGGGTCTTGGCGGCGCTCTCGGCCTTCTCGAGGAATTCGCGGGCCTGCTCGAGGTTGCCGCGGCCGCGCTCGCGCTGGTCGAGCTCGAGGTAGGAGCCGCTCAGCTCGCTCAGGGCGTCTTCGCTGTTGGGCACGATCTGCACGGCCTGCTGGAGCGCGTCAACGGCCTTGTCGAACTCGGAGATCCTGGCGTGGGACTTGCCGAGATACAGGTGGGCCTCTCCGTTGCGCGGGTTGCGGCGGAGGGCGATGTTGAGTTCGGCGATGGCCTCGTTGTACTTGCCGCTCTTGTAGAGGATGCGCCCGCGCCGCAGGTTGGCGTCCTCGCGCTCGTCCTCGCCCAGGGCCGGCCGAGGCCCCCAGGCGGCCGCCGCCACCGCGCAGAGCGCCGCGAGCCGACCCAGAAACAGCGAAACGCTGTGCCGCATGAACCAGTCTCCTCTCTCGTTGCCTTCATCCGGCTTCGGCCGACGGGCCGGGCCGGGATTCCGCGCCGGGGTGCCTAGGGGGTTCTGCTATCTTCCTCCGCGTCCTCACGCACCAGGCCGTGGAGACGCATCTTCTTGAACAGCGTGGTCCGGTCAATGGCCAGCATGGCGGCCGTGGGCTGCCGCCGCCAGTTGTGGATTCGCAGCGCGTGCTCGATGATGTCGCGTTCCGCGCGCAACAGGGCCTCCTTGAGGGGCAGCGGCTCGGGGCTGCCCTTGCCGGTGATCGTGGCCGGCAGGTCGCCCACGCCGAGTTCCCCTTCCTTGCGGAGCACCACGGCGGCCTCCAGGGCGTTCTCGAGCTCGCGCACGTTGCCCGGCCACTGGTACTGCTTGAGCCGCAGCATCGCCTCGGGCGAGATGCCGGTGACCGAGCAGCGGTTCTGGCGCGCGTAGAGGCGCAGGAAGTGTTCGGCCAGCAGCGGAATGTCGCCCACCCGCTCGCGCAGCGGGGGCATGTGAATCGGCACCACGTTCACGCGGTAGAAGAGGTCCTTGCGGAAATTGCCGTCCTCGACCTCCTGCCGCAGGTCGTAGTTGGTGGCGAGGATGAAGCGCACGTCGAGCGACACGGTTTCGGTGCCGCCGACGCGTTCGAACTCGCGCTCCTGGATGGCGCGCAGGAGCTTGACCTGGAGGCTGGGGCTGGCCGTGTTGATCTCGTCGAGGAAGATGGTGCCGCCGTGGGCGAGCTCGAACTTGCCGATCTTGTCGCTGATGGCGCCGGTGAACGAGCCCTCCACGTGGCCGAACAGCTCGCTCTCGAGCAGGGTCTCGGGCAGGGCGCCGCAGCTCACCTCGACGAAGGGGCCGTTGCGGCGCGAGGAGTTGTAGTGGATGGCGCGCGCGATGAGCGTCTTGCCCGTGCCGCTCTCGCCCGTGATCATCACGGTCGTCTTCGTGTCGGCGATGGCCTCGATGATCTCGAAGATCTTCTGAATCTTGGGGTCCTGCCCCACGAAGTTGGCGAACTTCGGCCGCATGCCCAGCCGCTGGCGCAGGTAGCGGTTCTCCTCGGTCAGGCGCTTCTGCTCCATCACCCGCCGCGCGATCATCTTGATGTCGTCGTCGGCCACGGGCTTCTGCACGTAGTCGTACGCGCCTTGCTTGATGGCCTGGACCGCCGTCTGCACCTCGCCGAAGCCCGTGATCAGCACCACGCGCGTCTCCGGGTACTTCAGGTTGACCTCGCGCAGAAGGTCGAACCCGCTGATCTCGGGCATGTTGATGTCGGTGAAGATGATGTCGAACGTGTGCGACGCCAGCGAGCGCAACGCGTCGTGTCCGCTGTGGGCCGTCTGGACGTCGTAGCCTTCGAGCCGGAGCAGCTCGGAGACGGACTCGCGGATCAGAAAATCATCGTCCACGACCAGGACGCTGCCTTCGGCCATGACATGATCCCTTCCACGCCCCATTCCCACGGCCGCCGCCTGTGCCTACGAGCGGCGGACCCCCTGACCGAGCGGGCGGGACCCGACGGCGGGTCGCCCTCAGAACCTCGCGGCTCCCGGATACATCGTCCCGCACGGCACCGCCACCGTGAACACGGTGCCGCGACCGGGTTTGCTGACGACCTCTATGCGGCCGCGCAAGCGGTCCACCACCTCGCGGCACACGGCCAACCCGAGTCCCATCCCCTTGCCGGGCGGCTTGGTGGTGAAGAACGGCGTGAACAGACGCTCCAGCACCTGCGGCGGCATGCCGCACCCCGTGTCCGCCACGCGGACCACCAC is from Planctomycetota bacterium and encodes:
- a CDS encoding tetratricopeptide repeat protein, which encodes MRHSVSLFLGRLAALCAVAAAAWGPRPALGEDEREDANLRRGRILYKSGKYNEAIAELNIALRRNPRNGEAHLYLGKSHARISEFDKAVDALQQAVQIVPNSEDALSELSGSYLELDQRERGRGNLEQAREFLEKAESAAKTLEQRQPKAKESFELLARLAKHKADVYRDSGEPDKERDMYDQVLLYCSKVLEIDPNDVSTRLDEIRTLFGLRRFKDAERRCNELLKINPQLHEPKLIIAAIRRADGDNEGAVKVLTEVLTEKKTQIEAMLRRAEIYLDLQKYEEALADANEAIRLTNKNPYANFIRGCVYMQLKKLDAAIQELQFAASGMPKHLPSHFWLARCLLMKDRLRDAIEELNTVVKLDARFTTARLVLASAHLQNGYPDGAITTLVDALHFDSRNIEVYRLLGIAYLHKGENERAEQQFAKMLDIDPGAARAHQVLAGIKLAKGKVDEAIDHCRTALEVEPKNVDVHFLLGLAYMRRGRFDGAKAQFENVLSLREKHPGARMNLAAVHVQLRELDLAQEQLQRCIEEDPTQTKPRYSLAKLYLAQRKFDKAEAELTQLLKNESERANVHLAMAELHLAKGEKERAVEAAKAALSLNAKALDARVFLARLYIADQNWAGALAEFETALKEDPKLAAAYEAAIIQVYLGRYEEAVKLFEKAVQNDIAPPSSLAGAAAALQLRGDHRAALASISQADAQKPQDPLIALQTLNIYLGQGDVTNARTLLRQATYLPEVIRDAYVSFLENFAEDKARSRAVSDALTRIIFYGAHGWHDQAEENCNLLVKLAPDNTFAYTVLANVYLATGRPEKEIATLRKLVDVAQKDYRHRVRLGKRLIEIGQFQEARKQFELAAEIDPKAVEPVLQLGAYFLRTTQVDLATQQAHRALKIEENNPRALALLASCQLAEKKLEEARATLSRIAESKAVPKGDLPYLQLAELDLLDGKTDRAISRYREAVAASPKSIPAHMGLGEALRLKGNLREAIEHFREALAIDATYSPALLALSRAYRDTNRLDLALEYCEQAAEVNPSDVDVRFEIAAIRFIQKKYDEAIAEYTRMLKDRPNDYRARIGIAQSLFEAGQRQPAIDQLTDLIKQSPDLAPARASLIAFYKRLGEIDKAQVELEILVRAAGPTAPGALDLAALYVHKDNLDTALDIADRALQARENDLMFLVLRGTVLQLKGRLIDAVETFQTALRLAPKNARLSSLFANACLAAGKPAEARKALDEAELGPDVQAAYRKLADTLSAGGDAARLTANALNQAALYADANWLTLARDAYNRLLKDLPNNLAVLHLLASIYERMGDSPKCIETYQRMVQAAPDYEPALLRLASHHIQGNNLEAAASIFRTLLNRKRDDVGLQLSLATVLQRQKKVPEAIELYKRILKQDGNNPIALNNLAWLYAVETKDLKAAEELATKAANLTDLDSAAGAAIRDTLGWVFYITERYDKALELARQAADGMPGSAEVHYHLGMIYFKRNLRASAARHLLLALRLDPDLPEKAEVEKILERIRQRQP
- the uvrA gene encoding excinuclease ABC subunit UvrA, whose amino-acid sequence is MLREIVVRGARTNNLQAIDVSIPHGRLTVVTGVSGSGKSSLAFDTLYAEGQRLYVESMSAYARQFLERMPRPPVDSIRGVLPSIALEQRNQVTNPRSTVGTATEINDFLRLLFANVGRTVCPECGVEAEKHSPQTAVRFIEGLAEGTRFLVLAPIAVESERRFEFLREHLASAGFHRVLLDGEVVDLAGSEIAGGKPQVGNCLEVVVDRLAKSAERMGRAADSVEMAFRIGSRGAVVLTLGPDGRPGERHHFFAGLVCRSCGREFREPQPEMFSFNSGIGACPTCEGFGKEGTLDLGKIIPDPSKTLAGYAVALWATPVLKMMTEWMLECAAEDGIPTDVPYRDLTAEQKRWVIEGKPGGGDEDFCGIQGFFRWLEGRKYKIQNRILIARYRRYTPCKTCGGARLKPDAQWVKVGGRSFPELLALPVPELHRFLDALALTPADAEAARGLLHEVRGRLQYLEDVGLSYLTLSRETRTLSGGEAQRIGLASALGSALTNTLYVLDEPTVGLHAADTQRLLAILRALTGKGNTVVCVEHEPEVILGADHVLDLGPGAGEHGGRVVFEGAPQELLRHGRGNTADCLRQRRAAEWPCRARKPRSFITLRGAEQHNLKKLDVRIPLGVLACVTGVSGAGKSTLVNGTLYAHWRAARGETGVEPGKCRSLRGLEQVKDMVLVDQRPLGRSARSNAVTYTKAYDDIRRAFAATRRARTLGITAAQFSFNVPGGRCESCQGMGTQTVDMHFLADVTVTCDACGGKRFQKRVLEVTDRGRTILDVLDMTIAEALGFYADTPRLVAKLRPLAEVGLGYLRLGQSTATLSGGELQRLKLAAYISGAFSSHGSRITNHTLLILNEPTVGLHMSDVQVLMSVLQRLVDGGHSVLIVEHNLDVIAQADWVIDLGPGGGEAGGELVAEGPPAAIAACERSVTGRFLRTRLREQERQ
- a CDS encoding sigma-54 dependent transcriptional regulator, whose protein sequence is MAEGSVLVVDDDFLIRESVSELLRLEGYDVQTAHSGHDALRSLASHTFDIIFTDINMPEISGFDLLREVNLKYPETRVVLITGFGEVQTAVQAIKQGAYDYVQKPVADDDIKMIARRVMEQKRLTEENRYLRQRLGMRPKFANFVGQDPKIQKIFEIIEAIADTKTTVMITGESGTGKTLIARAIHYNSSRRNGPFVEVSCGALPETLLESELFGHVEGSFTGAISDKIGKFELAHGGTIFLDEINTASPSLQVKLLRAIQEREFERVGGTETVSLDVRFILATNYDLRQEVEDGNFRKDLFYRVNVVPIHMPPLRERVGDIPLLAEHFLRLYARQNRCSVTGISPEAMLRLKQYQWPGNVRELENALEAAVVLRKEGELGVGDLPATITGKGSPEPLPLKEALLRAERDIIEHALRIHNWRRQPTAAMLAIDRTTLFKKMRLHGLVREDAEEDSRTP
- a CDS encoding AAA family ATPase, with the protein product MSDTRIQAVIAMGRQAARPQAPETLRFRINTGPERSRTSLVEVGSVPTGDVRWLWPHKFPIGKLSLLVGDPGRGKSLLALDLAARLSLGAPWPDGQPNPLPPSSTLLLSAEDDVADTVRPRLEALGADVRRIRSLRGLFEGGLRKGFQLPGDLPTLEQAVEDTPDVRLVVLDPLMAFLATGTANSNSALRALLATLQEMAERLGFAVLALTHLTKASGAAPLYRAMGSLALVAASRAVWTLWPDLDEPDRTYFVPLKCNLSPALHAHAYRIGPNPLNPKQPAIIWEPEPIPMALLAASTASPVPRQRDQQCVGWLRAVLKDGPVPSADIEEAASREGYGRNVLARAKRILGVFHEPAGLRGKWLCRLPD